A section of the Myxocyprinus asiaticus isolate MX2 ecotype Aquarium Trade chromosome 40, UBuf_Myxa_2, whole genome shotgun sequence genome encodes:
- the fech gene encoding ferrochelatase, mitochondrial isoform X1 produces the protein MAVLGSACRLLQLVRCGPPVSLCMSVSLRRQSTATAAAFASSPTPETRESSRKPKTGILMLNMGGPEKLEDVHDFLLRLFMDTDLMQLPVQNKLGPFIAKRRTPKIQEQYSKIGGGSPIKAWTTMQGEGMVKLLDEICPETAPHKFYIGFRYVHPLTEDAIEQMEKDGVQRAVAFTQYPQYSCSTTGSSLNAIYRYYSNRGDRPKMSWSVIDRWPTHPLLIECFAEHIRNELDKFPPEKRDDVVILFSAHSLPMSVVNRGDPYPQEVGATVQRVMDQLGHCNPYRLVWQSKVGPMAWLGPQTDEVIKGLCQRGKKNLLLVPIAFTSDHIETLHELDIEYSQILGEECGVENIRRAESLNGNPLFFRALADLVQSHLKSNEPCSRQLTLRCPLCVNPTCGQTKAFFSSQKL, from the exons TGGTCAGATGTGGTCCGCCAGTCAGTTTGTGCATGAGTGTGTCTCTCAGACGACAGTCGACGGCTACAGCAGCTGCGTTTGCCAGTTCACCCACTCCAGAGACACGAGAGAGCAG CAGAAAACCCAAAACAGGGATCCTGATGCTGAACATGGGCGGCCCCGAGAAACTTGAAGATGTTCATGATTTCCTCCTTCGGCTCTTTATGGACACAGACCTCATGCAACTTCCTGTACAGAA TAAACTCGGCCCGTTTATTGCTAAACGACGCACCCCAAAGATCCAAGAGCAATACAGCAAGATCGGAGGAGGGTCACCCATCAAAGCCTGGACCACCATGCAGGGAGAAGGGATGGTCAAACTCCTGGACGAGATTTGCCCAGAGACGG ctCCTCATAAGTTCTATATTGGTTTCCGGTATGTTCATCCACTCACTGAAGATGCCATTGAACAGATGGAGAAAGATGGTGTACAGAGAGCTGTAGCCTTCACACAGTATCCACAATACAGCTGCTCCactacag GCAGCAGTCTGAATGCGATCTACAGATACTACAGTAACCGTGGCGACAGGCCAAAGATGAGCTGGAGTGTGATTGACAGGTGGCCGACACACCCTCTACTGATCGAG TGTTTTGCAGAGCACATACGAAATGAACTGGACAAGTTTCCTCCTGAGAAGAGAGACGATGTGGTGATTTTATTCTCTGCTCATTCTCTGCCCATGTCT GTTGTAAACAGGGGTGACCCGTACCCACAGGAAGTTGGCGCTACAGTTCAGAGGGTGATGGATCAGTTAGGTCACTGTAACCCGTACAGACTCGTCTGGCAGTCAAAG gtggggCCGATGGCGTGGCTGGGGCCGCAGACTGATGAGGTCATCAAGGGTTTGTGTCAGCGCGGGAAAAAGAACCTCCTGCTGGTGCCCATCGCGTTCACCAGTGACCACATCGAAACGCTGCACGAGCTCGACATCGAGTATTCGCAGATCCTCGGAGAGGAG TGTGGTGTGGAGAACATCCGAAGAGCAGAATCTCTGAATGGAAATCCACTGTTTTTCAGG gcATTGGCCGATCTGGTTCAGTCTCATTTGAAGTCAAACGAGCCGTGTTCTCGTCAGCTCACTCTGCGCTGTCCGCTCTGCGTCAACCCCACCTGCGGTCAGACCAAAGCCTTCTTCTCCAGCCAGAAActctga
- the fech gene encoding ferrochelatase, mitochondrial isoform X2, protein MAVLGSACRLLQLVRCGPPVSLCMSVSLRRQSTATAAAFASSPTPETRESRKPKTGILMLNMGGPEKLEDVHDFLLRLFMDTDLMQLPVQNKLGPFIAKRRTPKIQEQYSKIGGGSPIKAWTTMQGEGMVKLLDEICPETAPHKFYIGFRYVHPLTEDAIEQMEKDGVQRAVAFTQYPQYSCSTTGSSLNAIYRYYSNRGDRPKMSWSVIDRWPTHPLLIECFAEHIRNELDKFPPEKRDDVVILFSAHSLPMSVVNRGDPYPQEVGATVQRVMDQLGHCNPYRLVWQSKVGPMAWLGPQTDEVIKGLCQRGKKNLLLVPIAFTSDHIETLHELDIEYSQILGEECGVENIRRAESLNGNPLFFRALADLVQSHLKSNEPCSRQLTLRCPLCVNPTCGQTKAFFSSQKL, encoded by the exons TGGTCAGATGTGGTCCGCCAGTCAGTTTGTGCATGAGTGTGTCTCTCAGACGACAGTCGACGGCTACAGCAGCTGCGTTTGCCAGTTCACCCACTCCAGAGACACGAGAGAGCAG AAAACCCAAAACAGGGATCCTGATGCTGAACATGGGCGGCCCCGAGAAACTTGAAGATGTTCATGATTTCCTCCTTCGGCTCTTTATGGACACAGACCTCATGCAACTTCCTGTACAGAA TAAACTCGGCCCGTTTATTGCTAAACGACGCACCCCAAAGATCCAAGAGCAATACAGCAAGATCGGAGGAGGGTCACCCATCAAAGCCTGGACCACCATGCAGGGAGAAGGGATGGTCAAACTCCTGGACGAGATTTGCCCAGAGACGG ctCCTCATAAGTTCTATATTGGTTTCCGGTATGTTCATCCACTCACTGAAGATGCCATTGAACAGATGGAGAAAGATGGTGTACAGAGAGCTGTAGCCTTCACACAGTATCCACAATACAGCTGCTCCactacag GCAGCAGTCTGAATGCGATCTACAGATACTACAGTAACCGTGGCGACAGGCCAAAGATGAGCTGGAGTGTGATTGACAGGTGGCCGACACACCCTCTACTGATCGAG TGTTTTGCAGAGCACATACGAAATGAACTGGACAAGTTTCCTCCTGAGAAGAGAGACGATGTGGTGATTTTATTCTCTGCTCATTCTCTGCCCATGTCT GTTGTAAACAGGGGTGACCCGTACCCACAGGAAGTTGGCGCTACAGTTCAGAGGGTGATGGATCAGTTAGGTCACTGTAACCCGTACAGACTCGTCTGGCAGTCAAAG gtggggCCGATGGCGTGGCTGGGGCCGCAGACTGATGAGGTCATCAAGGGTTTGTGTCAGCGCGGGAAAAAGAACCTCCTGCTGGTGCCCATCGCGTTCACCAGTGACCACATCGAAACGCTGCACGAGCTCGACATCGAGTATTCGCAGATCCTCGGAGAGGAG TGTGGTGTGGAGAACATCCGAAGAGCAGAATCTCTGAATGGAAATCCACTGTTTTTCAGG gcATTGGCCGATCTGGTTCAGTCTCATTTGAAGTCAAACGAGCCGTGTTCTCGTCAGCTCACTCTGCGCTGTCCGCTCTGCGTCAACCCCACCTGCGGTCAGACCAAAGCCTTCTTCTCCAGCCAGAAActctga